Proteins from a single region of Syngnathus typhle isolate RoL2023-S1 ecotype Sweden linkage group LG10, RoL_Styp_1.0, whole genome shotgun sequence:
- the mms22l gene encoding protein MMS22-like, whose product MSSMADDFNQSLTPPVSPTDGLCELPPARPPWFCCSEVKEDPTGPLSNEGYTARGSLKRLLLCLDPAPADYESDTVEMFGLTWVTETALVESTKLLFGLLRQKIYRLETMTQHSSHDFGQRGNLHYEASELRQQCVSFLQYIKVFLHRYLKVSCSLDAHPPHPYEELEGQLPSVLVEELFGIILLIGRLKDLPANIQNAFTIQNPGKIFPPSWHLLHLHLDIHWSVLEILHLFGHKMHGQVVYAHQFVNLTGENLTDTSLFEDHLCSLLCDLTGLAMGKYSKVRPTEVLSSHHYLCSCTKELWILVIHLLQYRNKRRHSQSFWSYMNSLLRPLVSNKPTAEQFSGLPTHCKDPLGFTWWLLTHLGMLGQYNQNGIIQAEKSLDDNWTFVEELLKLTCKPQGGLGEEQVRMHVHCCLSLCLLWKPSTSAVSTLWDYYSKNLGASFTVPWLGVSGLGTLSKSPLSLLELARNCCEPSPVRSQGHTQLYRSSSSFHIFLRLLALCLSQDRVGGVPQRQLKGRICSKFSSKKMKELTEAGLMNFLLLFLVVAMKVELEDVASKTCELLSFLPSDCSPGHRTLVWRGQLALVLLFQERGLDLGPLASGLATSFNDTAKEFYNKTTEMSRKLALWGPLGSYLEGVAEVFETSTRLNLSEEKLLNEGFVWLLPACRQSELNSVLGFLQTVLAQLRRAHQCCVQSGPTMNRLTTNSVVKEPHLAVASALWAHFFPFLRNLRLSQTPPAQLADAAAGFTLLAFELPASAPQDLQPNPVQSIMQYFGWDDMVHPLLVTRYLPHLLQNSELVSSLSGDRGIIVSASSQSMSVRAWFRCVLQQHLGGSESRADLALEEQLCELTRLVLMLPEVDGLLQKANLCPTATVTKPTSALELFVKAVGRVYSGLQVLSERSAMVTRALDYIGDVLKYIKPSFVSKNPKGIQLTYWAVGCVVKHWSHLLVTSKAQQLLFRIVDRLLLPHNLSQQDTALRNSLPLYLQGLSVACSVSPSQGAHLKQQLHSIIRRYLDHFLPVSPSLGSITNHPVLLSACEAIPNGPGALLRRIILQVLCKSFLQFKGHCPPPRLVPVLLFLWELLRRSSDSDPDLLTLPLPSLLRCLMLCNDPQARKTSTDAVQLVVERCAAGSAQGPSEQLISVLKSFVSENEGVYDRQIYTVLETVAVLDPLVVEALIPTLSLTLRNNEHKRGLGKNATLRSAYTKLLCLLGESGQAEISSLEED is encoded by the exons ATGAGCAGCATGGCAGACGACTTCAACCAATCCCTCACTCCCCCAGTGTCCCCTACAGATGGTCTGTGTGAGCTTCCCCCAGCCAGACCACCTTGGTTCTGCTGCTCTGAAGTTAAGGAGGATCCAACTGGGCCACTCTCAAATGAGGGATACACTGCTCGAGGTTCACTGAAAAG GTTGCTGCTGTGTCTTGATCCAGCCCCTGCAGACTATGAGAGCGACACAGTGGAGATGTTTGGTTTAACCTGGGTTACAGAGACAGCATTGGTCGAATCAACCAAACTACTCTTTGGACTACTCAG ACAAAAGATCTACAGGCTTGAGACTATGACACAGCACAGCTCACATGACTTTG GTCAAAGAGGCAACCTCCACTATGAGGCCTCTGAGCTCAGACAGCAATGTGTTTCATTTCTTCAATATATTAAAGTCTTCTTACACAG ATACCTGAAGGTTTCCTGCAGCCTTGATGCACATCCACCCCACCCTTATGAGGAGTTGGAGGGTCAACTTCCATCTGTTCTTGTCGAAGAGTTGTTTGGCATCATTCTGCTCATTGGGCGTCTTAAAGACCTGCCTGCTAACATTCAGAATGCTTTCACTATACAGAACCCAGGAAAG ATTTTTCCTCCCTCTTGGCATTTACTGCACCTTCACCTTGACATCCACTGGTCAGTCTTGGAAATCCTCCACCTGTTTGGCCATAAGATGCATG GCCAGGTGGTGTATGCACACCAGTTTGTGAACCTGACGGGAGAGAACTTGACTGATACCAGTCTGTTTGAGGACCACCTCTGCAGCCTTCTGTGTGACCTTACTGGCCTGGCCATGGGCAAATACAGCAAG gttaGGCCGACAGAGGTTCTTAGCAGTCATCATTACCTCTGCTCCTGCACTAAAGAGCTGTGGATCCTGGTCATTCACCTTTTGCAATATAGGAATAAAAGGCGACACTCACAG TCTTTTTGGAGCTATATGAACTCATTATTGAGGCCTCTAGTGTCAAACAAACCTACGGCAGAACAGTTCAGTGGCCTCCCGACACACTGCAAGGACCCTCTAGGATTCACATGGTGGCTGCTCACTCATTTAGGAATGCTAGGCCAGTACAATCAAAATGGCATAATCCAAGCAGAG AAATCCCTAGATGACAATTGGACATTTGTGGAAGAGTTGCTCAAGTTGACTTGCAAGCCACAG GGAGGTCTTGGAGAAGAGCAGGTCAGAATGCATGTGCATTGTTGTCTCTCTTTGTGTCTACTGTGGAAACCGAGTACCAGTGCTGTGTCCACCCTCTGGGACTACTACAGCAAAAACCTA GGTGCCTCATTCACCGTGCCTTGGCTCGGAGTGAGTGGCTTGGGCACTTTGTCCAAGTCCCCTCTGTCTCTGTTGGAACTGGCACGCAACTGCTGTGAGCCGTCTCCTGTCCGCTCCCAAGGACATACCCAGCTGTATCGTTCATCCAGTTCATTCCACATCTTCCTGCGACTGCTGGCCCTGTGCCTGTCTCAGGACAGGGTAGGGGGAGTACCACAGAGACAGCTCAAAGGAAG GATTTGCTCAAAGTTCTCCTCAAAGAAGATGAAGGAGCTGACAGAGGCCGGCCTCATGAACTTCCTGCTACTGTTTCTGGTGGTTGCCATGAAAGTGGAGCTGGAGGATGTTGCCAGTAAAACCTGTGAGCTGCTGAGCTTCCTCCCATCTGACTGCTCCCCAGGTCACCGCACGCTGGTCTGGAGGGGACAGCTGGCTCTGGTATTGTTATTTCAG GAGAGGGGCTTGGATCTTGGCCCCCTTGCTAGTGGATTGGCCACATCTTTCAATGATACCGCCAAGGAATTCTACAATAAAACTACGGAGATGTCTCGTAAACTTGCCCTCTGGGGGCCTCTCGGATCTTACCTGGAAGGGGTGGCTGAAGTGTTTGAAACTAGCACCAGGCTCAACCTATCAGAGGAAAAACTTCTGAATGAAGGCTTTGTTTGgttgctgcctgcctgccgtcaATCCGAACTGAATTCTGTACTTGGCTTTCTGCAGACTGTCCTCGCCCAACTCAG ACGGGCACATCAATGTTGTGTCCAGTCAGGACCTACAATGAACCGACTGACTACCAACAGTGTTGTGAAAGAGCCCCACCTAGCGGTGGCTTCAGCACTCTGGGCACATTTCTTCCCCTTCCTCCGCAATTTACGACTTTCTCAGACGCCTCCAGCCCAGTTGGCAGATGCTGCTGCAG GCTTCACACTTCTGGCATTCGAGCTGCCCGCTTCCGCCCCCCAGGACCTTCAACCCAATCCAGTTCAATCCATCATGCAATACTTCGGCTGGGATGACATGGTTCATCCACTTCTTGTCACGCGCTACCTTCCGCATCTACTCCAGAACAG CGAACTGGTGTCCTCACTTAGTGGCGATCGTGGGATCATTGTGTCTGCCTCATCGCAAAGTATGTCAGTCCGGGCCTGGTTTCGGTGTGTTCTACAGCAACACCTTGGTGGGTCTGAAAGCAGAGCAG ACCTCGCTTTGGAGGAGCAGCTGTGTGAACTGACCCGCCTAGTGCTGATGCTTCCTGAGGTGGACGGTCTTTTGCAGAAAGCGAACCTCTGTCCTACAGCCACCGTGACAAAGCCCACGTCAGCCTTGGAGTTGTTTGTAAAG GCTGTAGGCAGAGTGTACAGCGGACTGCAAGTTTTGTCTGAACGTTCAGCCATGGTGACCAGAGCGCTGGACTACATTGGAGACGTCCTTAAATATATCAAACCCTCTTTTGTCAGCAAGAATCCGAAAGGAATTCAGCTAACTTATTGGGCTGTTG GCTGCGTCGTGAAGCATTGGAGCCACCTGCTGGTCACATCCAAAGCGCAGCAGTTGCTCTTCCGCATCGTGGATCGGCTGCTACTCCCGCATAACCTCTCTCAGCAAGACACGGCTCTAAGAAACAGTCTGCCACTCTATCTACAG GGTCTGTCAGTGGCTTGTAGTGTGTCCCCGTCACAAGGGGCGCACCTGAAGCAACAGCTCCATTCCATCATCCGAAGATATCTTGATCATTTCCTTCCCGTCTCTCCTTCGTTGGGTAGTATCACCAATCATCCCGTGCTTCTCAGCGCATGCGAAGCCATCCCAAATGGCCCTGGGGCCTTGCTGAGGAGGATTATCCTGCAGGTCCTCTG CAAGAGTTTCCTTCAGTTCAAAGGTCATTGTCCTCCACCTCGCCTCGTGCCCGTTCTGTTATTCCTGTGGGAACTTCTAAGACGTAGCAGCGACTCAGACCCTGACCTCCTCACTCTACCGCTTCCTTCTCTACTGCGTTGCTTGATGCTGTGCAATGACCCTCAGG CGCGGAAGACAAGCACAGATGCAGTCCAACTTGTGGTAGAGCGTTGTGCTGCGGGGTCTGCACAAGGACCAAGCGAGCAGCTGATATCTGTCTTAAA GTCATTTGTGTCAGAGAATGAGGGAGTCTATGACAGGCAGATTTACACTGTTCTGGAGACGGTGGCTGTTTTAGATCCTCTTGTTGTCGAAGCCCTGATTCCCACCCTGTCTCTCACTCTAAGAAACAACGAACACAAGAGAGGACTGGGCAAGAATGCCACCTTAAG AAGTGCATACACAAAACTGCTGTGTCTTCTCGGGGAGAGTGGGCAGGCCGAAATATCAAGTTTGGAAGAAGACTAA